In Desulfuromonas sp. KJ2020, a single window of DNA contains:
- a CDS encoding UPF0149 family protein, whose product MLTESEKESLKTLLAHAVNPQEAMGLDQLEGYLFGLAITPDRTEPGEWFADIFGESLAAFPDSAESDRLFASLTETIHRLQALRKETKLDFPFDLASQKANDFSAVKKWAAGLDKALARRAYLWMPEEALEKTEMDDDREAVMNCLLIVLGVAHPEKLPELFEGVGEDEIEIREVWTQLLEQLALAVESLQDYADFLQMGQREGAAGEAPSFVVTSGGRPGRNDPCPCHSGKKYKKCCGLN is encoded by the coding sequence ATGCTAACTGAAAGTGAAAAAGAGTCACTTAAAACCCTGCTGGCCCATGCCGTGAATCCACAGGAGGCCATGGGCCTCGACCAATTGGAGGGCTACCTCTTTGGCCTGGCGATTACGCCGGATCGCACGGAGCCGGGTGAGTGGTTTGCCGATATTTTCGGGGAATCCCTGGCGGCCTTTCCGGACTCGGCCGAATCGGATCGGCTTTTTGCTTCCCTGACGGAAACGATTCATCGCCTCCAGGCCCTTCGCAAAGAAACGAAACTTGATTTTCCCTTTGATTTGGCGAGTCAGAAGGCGAATGACTTTTCAGCCGTTAAAAAGTGGGCGGCCGGACTCGACAAGGCCCTGGCGCGGCGTGCCTATCTGTGGATGCCGGAAGAAGCCTTGGAAAAGACGGAAATGGATGACGATCGGGAAGCGGTCATGAATTGTCTTCTGATCGTTCTCGGGGTGGCTCACCCGGAAAAACTACCCGAGCTGTTCGAAGGGGTCGGTGAAGACGAAATAGAAATCAGGGAAGTCTGGACCCAATTGCTGGAACAGCTGGCCCTGGCCGTGGAATCCCTGCAGGACTACGCCGATTTTCTGCAGATGGGGCAACGCGAAGGGGCTGCCGGCGAAGCGCCCTCCTTTGTGGTGACTTCCGGCGGAAGGCCGGGTCGAAACGATCCCTGCCCCTGCCACAGCGGCAAAAAATACAAAAAGTGCTGTGGCCTGAATTGA